From a region of the Nonlabens dokdonensis DSW-6 genome:
- a CDS encoding M3 family metallopeptidase: MNTNTNPLLANFETFQDTAPFSLIKEAHYESAFEKAIEEARKEINAITENSAQPNFENTIEALDASGELLGRISSIFFNLNSAETNDEIQRIAREVSPKLSEFGNDVTLNEELFARVKAVYENRATLDLTEEQKTLLEKQYKRFSRNGANLNEDKKKRLREIDSELSQLTLAFGENVLAATNAYELHLEDDSRLSGLPESAKEAAAETAKAKNKEGYVFTLDYPSYIPFMTYADDRELREELSKAFGAKAYKDDYDNQENVLKIAQLRYERAQLLGYETHAHFVLEERMAKTPETVNNFSQEILEKAKPAAQREFDELQEFARNYADNPVESLKKWDAAYYSEKLKQKLYSLDDELLKPYFKLENVINGVFEIASRLYGLSFEETQEIQKYHPDVLTYVVKNEDNSLNSIFYADFFPRKGKRNGAWMTSFKNQWHDNGHNIRPHVSNVCNFTKPTATKPSLLTFNEVTTLFHEFGHALHGMLADTKYRSLSGTSVFWDFVELPSQVLENWCYEKEALEIFARHYETDEVIPLEYIEKIKAAANFQEGLQTLRQLSFGMMDMSWHGIDPTAITDVKAHERKTFDQTDLYPDVESSCMSTSFAHIFQGGYSAGYYSYKWAEVLDADAFELFQENGIFDRPTAKKFRDNVLSRGGTEDPMLLYTRFRGSEPKIDALLKRAGLVA; encoded by the coding sequence ATGAATACAAACACAAATCCTTTACTGGCAAATTTTGAAACCTTTCAAGACACAGCACCTTTTTCATTGATCAAGGAAGCTCATTATGAGTCCGCTTTCGAGAAAGCGATAGAAGAAGCAAGAAAGGAAATAAACGCGATCACCGAGAACTCTGCACAGCCTAATTTTGAAAATACGATAGAGGCGCTCGATGCGTCTGGAGAGTTATTAGGTCGCATTTCCAGTATATTTTTTAATTTAAACAGTGCGGAAACTAACGATGAGATTCAAAGAATTGCAAGAGAAGTGAGTCCAAAATTATCAGAATTTGGTAATGACGTTACTTTAAATGAGGAGTTATTTGCACGTGTAAAGGCGGTCTATGAGAATAGAGCAACTTTAGATTTAACCGAAGAACAAAAAACCCTTTTAGAAAAGCAATACAAGCGTTTCTCTCGTAACGGAGCCAACTTAAACGAAGATAAAAAGAAGCGATTGAGAGAAATCGATAGTGAATTATCACAGTTGACTCTTGCTTTTGGCGAGAACGTTCTTGCAGCTACAAATGCTTATGAGTTGCACCTAGAAGATGATTCAAGATTATCTGGACTACCTGAAAGTGCAAAAGAAGCTGCTGCAGAAACAGCAAAAGCAAAGAATAAAGAAGGATATGTATTTACACTTGATTACCCAAGTTACATTCCATTCATGACCTATGCAGATGATAGAGAATTGCGTGAGGAGCTTTCCAAAGCCTTTGGTGCAAAAGCATACAAAGATGACTATGACAATCAAGAAAATGTATTGAAAATCGCACAATTGCGTTATGAAAGAGCGCAATTATTGGGTTATGAAACACATGCTCATTTTGTTCTGGAAGAGCGCATGGCCAAAACTCCAGAAACAGTAAATAATTTTTCTCAAGAAATATTAGAAAAAGCAAAGCCAGCAGCTCAAAGAGAATTTGATGAGTTGCAAGAGTTTGCAAGAAATTATGCCGATAATCCAGTGGAGTCCTTAAAAAAATGGGACGCAGCTTATTATTCTGAAAAGTTGAAGCAAAAGTTATATAGTCTTGATGATGAATTGTTGAAACCTTATTTCAAATTAGAAAACGTAATTAACGGTGTTTTTGAAATTGCCAGTCGTTTATACGGATTGAGCTTTGAAGAAACTCAAGAAATACAAAAGTACCATCCAGACGTACTTACTTACGTCGTTAAAAATGAAGACAACTCGTTAAATTCCATCTTCTATGCCGACTTTTTTCCACGTAAAGGAAAACGTAATGGCGCATGGATGACTTCTTTTAAAAATCAGTGGCATGATAACGGTCATAACATAAGACCACATGTTTCTAACGTTTGTAATTTTACTAAACCTACAGCAACAAAACCTTCTTTACTCACTTTCAACGAGGTAACAACCTTATTTCATGAATTTGGACATGCTTTACACGGCATGCTAGCAGATACGAAATATAGGAGCCTATCTGGAACGTCTGTTTTTTGGGATTTTGTAGAGTTACCTAGTCAGGTGCTAGAAAACTGGTGTTATGAAAAGGAGGCGCTGGAGATTTTTGCTAGACATTATGAAACAGATGAAGTGATTCCTTTAGAGTATATTGAAAAAATAAAAGCTGCTGCAAACTTTCAAGAAGGATTACAAACCTTAAGACAGTTAAGTTTTGGAATGATGGATATGAGCTGGCATGGAATAGATCCAACTGCAATAACAGATGTAAAAGCGCACGAAAGAAAGACATTTGATCAAACAGATTTATATCCTGACGTAGAAAGTAGTTGTATGAGTACTTCTTTTGCACATATTTTTCAAGGAGGTTACAGCGCTGGATATTACAGTTATAAATGGGCAGAAGTATTAGATGCAGACGCTTTTGAACTGTTCCAAGAAAATGGAATTTTTGATAGACCTACGGCTAAGAAATTTAGAGATAATGTACTTTCCAGAGGTGGAACTGAAGATCCTATGCTCTTGTATACTCGCTTCCGCGGAAGCGAGCCAAAAATAGACGCTTTGTTAAAAAGAGCTGGATTAGTAGCGTAA
- the purE gene encoding 5-(carboxyamino)imidazole ribonucleotide mutase, giving the protein MNKKVAIIMGSTSDLPVMQDAIDVLKELEIEIQVDVVSAHRTPEKMFEFGKTAHEKGIAVIIAGAGGAAHLPGMVASLSPLPVIGVPVKSSNSIDGWDSVLSILQMPGGVPVATVALNGAKNAGILAAQIIGATQEDVRARIISYKLGLKEKVTQAAAQMRKNV; this is encoded by the coding sequence ATGAATAAAAAAGTAGCTATAATCATGGGTTCTACGAGCGATCTACCTGTGATGCAAGACGCCATAGATGTATTGAAAGAATTAGAAATTGAAATTCAAGTAGACGTGGTAAGTGCGCACCGCACGCCAGAGAAAATGTTTGAATTTGGTAAAACAGCTCATGAAAAAGGTATTGCTGTAATTATTGCTGGTGCTGGTGGCGCTGCCCATTTACCAGGAATGGTGGCTAGTTTATCGCCGCTACCGGTTATAGGAGTTCCTGTAAAGTCCTCTAATTCTATTGATGGATGGGACAGTGTTTTATCTATATTACAAATGCCTGGTGGAGTTCCTGTCGCTACAGTTGCACTTAACGGAGCAAAAAATGCCGGAATTCTTGCTGCCCAAATTATAGGAGCCACTCAAGAAGATGTACGTGCTAGAATTATATCTTATAAACTAGGTCTTAAAGAAAAAGTGACCCAAGCTGCAGCGCAAATGCGTAAAAATGTCTAG
- the msrB gene encoding peptide-methionine (R)-S-oxide reductase MsrB → MVRFIAIGIIALLFVSCGNTSKELAMNSSDEEMQQEKKYEVTKTDEEWKKLLTSQEYNVLREAGTERPHTSPLNKQYAPGTLICAACYAPVYENEHKFDSGTGWPSYDRAIEGQVERDVDYKIGYARTELKCNTCGSHLGHEFNDGPKKTTGKRHCINGVALDFVPKGEELPALRK, encoded by the coding sequence ATGGTAAGATTTATAGCAATAGGCATTATTGCATTGCTTTTTGTTTCTTGTGGAAATACTTCTAAGGAACTAGCAATGAATTCTTCTGATGAAGAAATGCAACAAGAAAAAAAATACGAGGTTACTAAAACCGATGAAGAGTGGAAAAAACTATTGACTTCTCAAGAATATAACGTTTTACGAGAAGCAGGAACTGAACGTCCACATACAAGTCCGCTGAATAAGCAGTACGCTCCAGGAACTTTAATATGTGCGGCTTGTTATGCACCAGTTTATGAAAATGAGCATAAATTTGACTCGGGAACTGGATGGCCTAGTTATGACCGAGCTATTGAAGGACAAGTAGAACGAGATGTAGACTATAAAATAGGTTATGCCCGTACTGAATTAAAGTGCAATACTTGTGGATCGCATTTAGGACATGAATTTAATGACGGACCTAAAAAGACTACTGGTAAGCGTCATTGCATTAATGGAGTTGCTTTAGACTTCGTCCCAAAAGGAGAAGAATTACCGGCGTTGAGGAAATAG
- the msrB gene encoding peptide-methionine (R)-S-oxide reductase MsrB has protein sequence MTEKEYKDKLTPEQYYVLREKGTERPFTGEYNTHYEDGVYSCAACGNDLFKSDQKFDSGCGWPSFDDEIEGAIERKRDTTHGMIRTEIMCSNCGSHLGHVFNDGPTPSGIRHCVNSLSLEFKKEE, from the coding sequence ATGACTGAAAAAGAATATAAAGATAAATTGACTCCAGAACAGTATTATGTTCTAAGAGAAAAAGGAACAGAACGACCGTTTACGGGAGAGTATAATACACATTATGAAGATGGTGTTTACAGTTGTGCAGCTTGTGGGAACGATCTTTTTAAATCCGATCAAAAGTTTGATTCTGGTTGCGGCTGGCCATCATTTGACGATGAGATAGAAGGAGCAATAGAGCGCAAAAGGGATACAACCCATGGAATGATAAGGACAGAAATCATGTGTTCTAACTGTGGCAGCCATCTAGGTCATGTGTTTAACGATGGACCTACGCCTAGTGGTATTAGGCATTGTGTGAATAGTTTGAGTTTGGAATTTAAAAAGGAAGAGTAG
- a CDS encoding DEAD/DEAH box helicase, with protein sequence MSFEKLGLDPALLKSLNDQQLLEPTPIQEQVIPYILKGKDVLGIAKTGSGKTAGYALPLLQNLKGITSKNRHISALVMVPTRELAVQVSDVIKTFSKALDKPLITMPIYGGVSINPQMMQMNTVDVLVATPGRLIELVEANAVILKECKILVLDEADKMLSMGFKEEMDAVLYHLPKRKQNLLFSATLSNEVKNIQEGLLHDPVVVEIEEEEQDYSLIKQLGYRVTPEKKGVLLRHLIEEHDMQQVLIFCSSTYQVEHVNDKLNTNGIKSKAIHGKKSQGVRNKNLADFKNSKEPGVRCLVTTDLLSRGIDIEFLPYVINYELPRSPKDYIHRIGRTGRAENPGTAISLVTKEESNHARVIQKKTKLKIWMEDLLEWNS encoded by the coding sequence ATGTCTTTTGAAAAATTAGGTCTTGATCCTGCCCTTTTAAAATCTCTTAACGATCAACAATTATTAGAACCTACTCCTATTCAAGAACAGGTCATACCCTACATTTTAAAAGGAAAAGATGTCTTAGGAATTGCCAAAACTGGTTCTGGTAAAACAGCTGGTTATGCGCTACCATTATTACAAAATTTAAAAGGAATTACCTCTAAAAACAGACACATCAGTGCGCTAGTAATGGTTCCTACTCGCGAGCTTGCCGTGCAGGTAAGCGATGTGATCAAAACATTTTCTAAAGCACTAGACAAGCCATTAATCACCATGCCTATTTATGGTGGTGTGAGCATCAATCCACAGATGATGCAAATGAATACAGTAGACGTACTTGTCGCTACGCCAGGTCGTTTGATTGAGCTGGTAGAAGCAAATGCTGTTATTCTTAAAGAGTGTAAAATTCTAGTGCTAGATGAAGCAGATAAGATGCTTTCTATGGGTTTTAAAGAAGAAATGGATGCGGTGTTGTATCATTTGCCTAAGAGAAAGCAAAACCTTCTATTTTCTGCTACACTAAGTAACGAAGTTAAAAATATTCAAGAAGGACTACTTCATGATCCTGTAGTGGTTGAAATTGAGGAAGAAGAACAAGATTACTCGCTCATAAAACAACTAGGTTATCGAGTAACACCAGAGAAAAAAGGAGTCTTACTGAGACACCTTATAGAAGAACATGACATGCAACAAGTTTTGATATTTTGTTCTTCTACTTATCAAGTGGAGCATGTAAATGATAAGCTCAACACCAACGGAATCAAATCCAAAGCGATTCATGGTAAAAAATCTCAAGGAGTTAGAAACAAAAACTTAGCCGACTTTAAAAATAGTAAAGAGCCTGGAGTGCGCTGTTTGGTAACTACAGATTTGCTTTCTCGAGGTATCGATATTGAATTCTTGCCTTACGTTATCAATTACGAATTGCCTCGATCTCCTAAAGATTACATTCATAGAATAGGTAGAACCGGTCGTGCAGAAAATCCAGGAACAGCCATCTCTTTAGTTACAAAAGAGGAATCCAATCATGCACGTGTCATTCAAAAGAAAACCAAATTAAAAATATGGATGGAAGATTTACTAGAGTGGAATTCGTAG
- a CDS encoding OmpA family protein, which produces MMLKTFLIIGLLFVANFSSSQDSLESLENSKILSSMSTVYFETDSDRLHPDSKKAIEDLFLLDNGSIIKEIVLTGYCDERGSKFYNKNLALKRVISVQEFFNSKRKFDQSVFELKARGEIAQGDLEYLEGGFKFNRRVQINVSYEYPAVEVEMNDSTENRINSKTQPISSTPVFTDNLQVNEKLVFNNIIFIGGTKNVRPESLSVIDQIATDLKKYTAYQIEIQGHICCSRPNKKGIEINTGETFLSLLRAQRVRELLVQKGVDANRLTAVGKMANFKTGKGDYFDRRVEFKITAINEKDSKSNQQKP; this is translated from the coding sequence ATGATGCTTAAGACTTTTTTAATAATAGGTTTACTTTTTGTCGCTAATTTTTCTTCTTCTCAAGACTCTTTAGAATCATTAGAAAATAGTAAAATTTTATCTTCAATGTCAACTGTGTATTTTGAAACAGATAGCGATCGATTGCACCCTGATTCAAAAAAAGCTATAGAGGATTTATTTCTGTTAGATAATGGCTCTATTATTAAGGAGATCGTATTGACAGGATATTGCGATGAACGTGGTTCAAAATTTTACAATAAAAATCTTGCTTTAAAAAGAGTGATAAGTGTACAAGAGTTTTTCAATTCTAAACGTAAATTTGATCAATCTGTGTTTGAATTAAAAGCTCGTGGAGAAATAGCCCAAGGAGATTTAGAATACCTAGAAGGAGGTTTTAAATTCAATAGACGCGTTCAAATAAATGTGAGTTATGAATACCCAGCTGTAGAAGTAGAAATGAATGATTCTACTGAAAATAGAATCAATAGCAAAACCCAGCCCATCTCTTCTACACCAGTATTTACTGACAATTTGCAAGTAAATGAGAAGTTAGTTTTTAATAACATTATTTTCATCGGTGGTACAAAAAACGTGAGACCTGAATCTTTATCAGTTATAGATCAAATCGCAACAGATTTAAAAAAATATACAGCATATCAAATTGAAATTCAAGGTCATATATGCTGTAGCCGACCAAACAAGAAAGGGATCGAAATCAATACAGGAGAAACATTCTTATCCTTACTGCGTGCTCAAAGAGTAAGAGAGTTGCTGGTACAAAAAGGTGTAGACGCAAACCGTCTTACGGCAGTTGGAAAAATGGCGAACTTTAAAACAGGAAAAGGTGATTATTTTGATCGTAGAGTTGAATTTAAGATTACGGCCATTAATGAAAAGGATAGCAAATCTAATCAACAAAAGCCTTGA
- a CDS encoding DNA-3-methyladenine glycosylase, with protein MINNLSKKLHTSYYLQNDVVSIAKDLIGKKIVSNINEELTSGIITETEAYRGYDDKACHAHLGRFTDRTKIMYEPGGVAYVYLCYGIHHLFNIITNSKDQADAILIRAVEPIDGVEVMLRRRNKEKLDKTLTSGPGNFSKAFALSKSHYGANLTGDEVWIEENEEFRFRESEITTSKRIGIDYADEDKDLPWRFYLTTSKFVSKR; from the coding sequence ATGATCAATAATCTTTCCAAAAAATTACATACTTCCTATTATCTACAAAATGATGTGGTAAGCATTGCAAAAGATCTGATAGGAAAAAAGATCGTTTCTAATATTAATGAAGAACTAACCTCTGGTATTATTACCGAGACAGAAGCCTATCGCGGTTATGACGATAAAGCTTGCCATGCTCACTTAGGCAGATTTACCGACCGTACTAAGATCATGTATGAACCTGGTGGCGTAGCCTATGTTTATTTATGCTATGGGATTCATCATTTGTTCAATATTATAACAAATTCTAAGGATCAAGCTGATGCCATTTTAATAAGAGCTGTAGAACCTATAGATGGAGTAGAAGTGATGTTGCGACGCCGTAATAAGGAGAAACTAGATAAAACACTTACCTCTGGACCAGGGAATTTTAGTAAAGCTTTTGCTCTTTCTAAGTCACATTACGGTGCAAATTTAACGGGAGATGAAGTGTGGATCGAGGAGAATGAGGAATTCCGCTTTCGCGAAAGCGAGATCACCACCAGCAAAAGAATAGGTATTGATTATGCAGATGAAGACAAAGATCTTCCCTGGCGATTTTATCTCACTACTTCTAAATTTGTAAGTAAAAGATAA
- a CDS encoding SDR family NAD(P)-dependent oxidoreductase has translation MKTALITGASSGIGKELANIHASNGGNLVIVARSEEELNELKSKLESQHKVNVHVIVKDLTAPDATQEVYDEIKEAGIEIYYLINNAGFGGIGKFHERDWSSDQNMILLNVMALTHLCRVFLPQFVKRNSGRVLNVSSTASLMPGPMQAVYFATKAFVASLSNAISQELSETNITVTNLMPGATETDFGKTSGMDKTSLFDQTASAKDVAQTGYNAMINGDMDVKAGLSFSQKAMLATIPFTPKKVLLKMVEKMQQPKD, from the coding sequence ATGAAGACAGCATTAATTACTGGAGCTAGCAGCGGTATAGGAAAAGAGTTAGCAAACATTCATGCGAGCAACGGCGGTAATTTAGTAATTGTTGCTAGAAGCGAGGAAGAACTTAACGAACTTAAATCAAAACTTGAATCTCAACATAAGGTAAACGTCCATGTGATCGTAAAAGATCTCACGGCACCAGATGCTACACAAGAAGTTTATGACGAGATCAAAGAAGCTGGGATTGAAATTTATTATCTTATAAATAACGCTGGTTTTGGCGGTATAGGTAAATTTCATGAGCGAGACTGGTCCAGTGATCAAAATATGATTTTATTGAACGTTATGGCGCTCACTCATTTGTGCAGGGTGTTCTTACCTCAATTTGTAAAACGTAATTCTGGTAGGGTTCTTAATGTATCCTCTACAGCGAGCTTGATGCCTGGTCCTATGCAAGCGGTTTATTTTGCTACAAAAGCCTTTGTTGCATCTTTAAGCAATGCTATTTCTCAGGAATTATCTGAGACTAATATAACTGTAACTAATTTAATGCCTGGAGCTACAGAAACCGATTTTGGTAAAACTTCTGGAATGGATAAAACATCCTTATTTGATCAAACAGCAAGCGCCAAAGATGTGGCTCAAACAGGTTATAACGCTATGATCAACGGTGATATGGACGTCAAAGCTGGTTTGAGTTTTTCTCAAAAAGCCATGCTCGCTACCATTCCTTTTACGCCTAAAAAAGTATTGCTTAAAATGGTAGAAAAAATGCAGCAGCCTAAAGATTAA
- a CDS encoding class I SAM-dependent methyltransferase → MDKHSDIYGKALLDFQNGNYTEDLQVLSPTMEDDVLPLPYLFRSHDKMPAIERKALSFCIGDILDVGAGAGSHSVYLESKDFNITALDQSDGAIKVLHQRLQKPNSTIIKENIWQHNGRYDTILLLMNGTGIFEKLERVPLCLEMLKNMLHKNGQILIDSSDLKFLYEDPEDGGLWVDSSKEYYGEVGFSLQYKGAESELFDWLYMDFELLKSYAVAAGFQIECVYRGDHHDYLARLTF, encoded by the coding sequence TTGGACAAGCATTCTGATATATACGGTAAAGCATTACTTGACTTTCAAAACGGAAATTACACAGAAGATCTTCAAGTGTTAAGTCCTACTATGGAAGATGATGTGTTACCACTTCCCTATTTGTTCAGATCACATGATAAAATGCCTGCTATTGAAAGAAAGGCTCTATCCTTTTGTATAGGTGATATATTAGACGTAGGCGCAGGCGCTGGATCGCATAGCGTTTATTTAGAGAGCAAAGATTTTAATATTACCGCATTAGACCAAAGCGATGGTGCCATAAAAGTGCTCCATCAAAGACTTCAAAAACCTAATTCTACAATTATAAAAGAGAATATCTGGCAGCACAACGGCCGTTATGATACCATTTTATTGCTCATGAATGGTACTGGAATATTTGAAAAGTTAGAAAGAGTTCCGCTTTGTCTTGAAATGCTTAAAAACATGTTACACAAAAATGGACAGATTCTAATTGATAGTTCTGATTTAAAATTTCTATATGAAGACCCAGAAGATGGTGGTTTATGGGTAGATTCTAGTAAAGAATATTACGGAGAAGTAGGCTTTTCATTGCAATACAAAGGAGCGGAATCAGAATTATTTGACTGGTTGTACATGGATTTTGAACTTCTTAAAAGTTATGCAGTTGCTGCTGGATTTCAAATAGAATGCGTTTATAGAGGCGACCATCATGATTACCTCGCAAGATTAACTTTTTAA
- a CDS encoding LytR/AlgR family response regulator transcription factor codes for MSIKTVIIDDEPKAIAILVNKIKRFCPELEIVASVSKPQEAFDTINELQPDLIFIDIAMPGMTGFDVLQQFTHPNFEIIFATAFDQYALDAIKHCAIGYLVKPIDNEDLVEAVINARRNIEDKNALQKNKLLIENLGIQKFQKKKIVIPSTDGLEFVKVKTISHFEGVDGYTKIHFSNRKSMLSSHSIGHFKKLLDEREFYHVHKSYIINMSYVERYLNDGYVVLQGDISIPVSRAKRTEFLNQLKQ; via the coding sequence ATGAGTATCAAGACCGTAATCATAGATGATGAGCCTAAGGCAATTGCAATTCTAGTAAATAAAATCAAACGATTTTGTCCAGAATTGGAAATTGTTGCCTCAGTAAGTAAACCACAGGAAGCTTTTGACACTATAAACGAATTACAGCCTGATCTCATTTTTATAGATATTGCGATGCCAGGCATGACTGGATTTGATGTGCTACAGCAATTCACTCATCCTAATTTTGAAATAATTTTTGCTACAGCTTTTGATCAATATGCTTTGGACGCTATTAAACATTGTGCCATCGGTTACTTGGTAAAACCTATCGATAATGAAGATCTTGTCGAGGCGGTAATTAATGCAAGGCGCAATATAGAAGATAAGAATGCGCTTCAAAAAAATAAGCTTCTCATTGAGAATCTAGGAATCCAAAAATTTCAAAAGAAGAAAATAGTCATTCCATCTACCGATGGTCTTGAATTTGTGAAAGTAAAAACTATAAGTCATTTTGAAGGCGTTGATGGCTATACTAAAATTCATTTTTCCAATAGAAAATCAATGCTTAGCTCTCATAGCATAGGCCATTTTAAAAAATTACTCGATGAACGTGAATTTTATCACGTGCATAAATCTTACATCATCAACATGTCTTATGTGGAGCGGTATTTAAATGACGGTTACGTCGTACTTCAAGGAGATATCAGTATTCCAGTAAGCAGGGCAAAACGTACTGAATTTCTTAATCAATTAAAGCAGTAG
- a CDS encoding sensor histidine kinase, with protein MMNNNVLLIGSLLLIVLTSIGIISLFITFNNRKNQLLQEKLEDQLAAQKRQHNSELNALRSQLNPHFVHNSLNAIQYYIQRNEVEISEDYLTKFSKLMRLFFDYSRKKQITLEEEISFLNKYLQIEKLRFEEKLNYHITVDPQLDTDACLIPTMLLQPMLENAVNHGIFHKPDAGFIEISFKLDDTKKGYQLSIIDDGIGLKKSKELRNKNKASTKAHSSEVIKERISILNDSEEWEINYKIIDRSQESNTTGTAIYMTFKHLSE; from the coding sequence ATGATGAATAATAATGTTCTACTCATAGGCAGTCTATTACTTATAGTGTTGACTTCTATAGGAATCATTTCATTGTTTATTACCTTCAATAATCGCAAAAATCAATTATTACAAGAAAAATTAGAAGATCAGCTCGCTGCACAAAAAAGACAACACAATAGCGAGTTAAATGCACTGCGTAGTCAACTCAATCCGCATTTTGTACACAATAGTTTAAACGCTATTCAATATTACATCCAGCGCAACGAGGTTGAAATTTCAGAGGATTACCTGACTAAATTCTCTAAGTTGATGCGATTATTTTTTGATTATTCTCGTAAAAAACAAATTACCTTAGAAGAGGAGATTTCTTTTTTAAACAAATACCTACAAATTGAAAAACTAAGATTTGAAGAGAAACTTAACTACCACATAACAGTAGATCCACAACTGGATACTGATGCATGTTTAATACCTACCATGTTATTACAACCCATGCTAGAAAATGCCGTAAATCACGGTATCTTTCATAAACCTGACGCAGGTTTCATAGAAATATCATTTAAACTAGATGACACAAAAAAAGGCTATCAATTGAGCATCATTGATGACGGTATCGGTCTCAAAAAATCAAAAGAACTTCGTAATAAAAATAAAGCCAGTACAAAAGCTCACAGCAGCGAAGTAATTAAAGAACGTATTTCCATTCTTAATGATAGTGAAGAATGGGAAATCAACTATAAAATAATAGATCGATCACAAGAAAGTAACACTACTGGAACGGCTATTTACATGACCTTTAAACACCTTTCAGAATAA
- a CDS encoding DUF2589 domain-containing protein, which yields MANSPSNYNPGQELSDLNFSSLIGGPLGAIVDAQSKAALSTVDFVKSVGFTPDSEDETTGEITPGEPIYVSFKYPKMVQPYQPGVVDKLDEITVKTGGSDYEVGDVLSVSGLSVTVATIDSGGAILTISYSADGTNNITAATDVPGIGGAGTGGEFDITTEDISSIPAVFEEMKLEVPILTMMPIPFIRVEEGNIDFNAKITSMEYSRVGTQFKFGTSASMTNKNTNKNYSFAGSFNFNENVNTVNLKTNISYQRNTRQGSKVDKTFHMGVKIKVVQDEMPEGMEKLLNILEGAIVAQPSGN from the coding sequence ATGGCAAATAGTCCATCAAATTACAACCCAGGTCAAGAATTATCTGACCTAAACTTTTCATCTCTTATTGGAGGTCCGTTAGGAGCAATAGTAGATGCTCAGAGTAAAGCCGCATTATCTACTGTAGATTTTGTAAAAAGTGTAGGATTCACTCCAGATAGTGAAGATGAAACAACTGGAGAAATTACACCAGGAGAGCCTATTTATGTGAGTTTTAAATATCCTAAAATGGTACAACCTTATCAACCAGGAGTTGTCGATAAGCTTGACGAGATTACCGTAAAAACTGGTGGAAGTGATTACGAAGTAGGCGATGTATTGAGCGTTTCAGGTTTATCTGTTACAGTTGCCACAATAGACTCTGGAGGTGCAATATTGACAATTTCCTATAGTGCCGATGGAACGAATAATATCACAGCAGCTACTGATGTTCCTGGAATAGGAGGAGCAGGAACTGGTGGTGAATTTGACATTACTACCGAAGATATTTCTTCTATTCCAGCTGTTTTTGAGGAGATGAAATTAGAAGTTCCTATCCTAACGATGATGCCTATTCCTTTTATACGCGTTGAGGAAGGTAATATAGACTTCAATGCAAAAATTACCAGTATGGAATATAGTCGCGTGGGAACTCAGTTTAAATTTGGAACCAGTGCCTCAATGACTAATAAGAATACGAATAAGAATTATTCCTTTGCTGGTTCTTTTAACTTCAATGAAAACGTCAATACTGTAAATCTTAAGACCAATATATCGTATCAACGCAATACTCGTCAAGGAAGTAAAGTGGATAAGACCTTTCACATGGGTGTAAAAATTAAAGTGGTACAAGACGAGATGCCTGAAGGAATGGAGAAACTTCTTAATATTCTTGAAGGAGCAATTGTAGCACAACCATCAGGAAACTAA